A window of Nicotiana tabacum cultivar K326 chromosome 24, ASM71507v2, whole genome shotgun sequence contains these coding sequences:
- the LOC107798791 gene encoding ATP-dependent zinc metalloprotease FTSH 10, mitochondrial, with product MILSRINRSLSKSSINKKLVSGVRRVILDEVASRNACITRVNGGLGFVRSYLTSIGAGKQGVNKAYLLELDSLFANPRLRRFFCSQGSKNKNYENYYPKNKKEVPKGNNQKAESGKEESTGEQGNPQDFLKQYQNILTPLLFIGFILSSTLLGPREQKEISFQEFKNKLLEAGLVDRIVVANKSVAKVYVRSSAPGINQTGDDTVQGPTNGTNGGRNTGQYKYYFNIGSVESFEEKLEEAQEAWGIDPHNYVPVVYVDELNWFQELMRFGPTVLLLAVLYYMGRRVQGGIGVGGSDGKGGRGIFNIGKANFTKMDKNAKNKVFFKDVAGCDEAKQEIMEFVHFLKNPKKYEELGAKIPKGALLVGPPGTGKTLLAKATAGESGVPFLSISGSEFMEMFVGVGPSRVRSLFQEARQCAPSIVFIDEIDAIGRARGKGGFAGGNDERESTLNQLLVEMDGFATTSGVVVLAGTNRPDILDKALLRPGRFDRQISIDKPDIKGRDQIFRIYLNKLKLDQEAGFYSQRLAALTPGFAGADIANVCNEAALIAARNESTIITMQHFESAIDRVIGGLEKKNKVISKLERRTVAYHEAGHAVVGWFLEYAEPLLKVTIVPRGTAALGFAQYVPNENLLMTKEQLFDMTCMTLGGRAAEQVLIGKISTGAQNDLEKVTKMTYAQVAVYGFSDKVGLLSFPQREDTFEAKPYGSKTAAIIDSEVREWVAKAYDNTVKLIEEHREHVAQIAELLLEKEVLHQEDLVQVLGARPFKSSEPTNYDRFTQGFEEENSETTASTEEKTAEDNGSSPVVPEVVPV from the exons ATGATTCTTTCGCGTATCAATCGCTCTCTCTCGAAATCTTCGATTAATAAA AAATTAGTTTCTGGTGTGAGAAGAGTGATTTTGGATGAAGTGGCATCGCGTAATGCGTGCATTACACGCGTCAATGGCGGGTTAGGGTTTGTGAGAAGCTACTTGACATCTATTGGAGCTGGAAAACAAGGTGTCAATAAGGCATATTTGTTGGAACTTGATTCACTATTTGCAAACCCGAGACTCCGGAGGTTTTTTTGCAGCCAAGGATCAAAGAATAAAA ACTATGAGAACTATTATccgaagaataagaaagaagtccCGAAAGGGAACAATCAAAAGGCGGAGTCGGGCAAAG AGGAAAGTACAGGCGAGCAAGGAAACCCTCAGGACTTCCTGAAGCAATATCAAAATATTCTCACACCCTTGTTATTTATTGGATTTATTCTGTCATCGACACTTCTCGGTCCTCGTGAACAGAAGGAG ATTAGCTTCCAAGAATTCAAAAACAAGCTACTTGAAGCTGGTCTAGTTGATCGAATTGTCGTCGCTAACAAATCCGTGGCCAAAGTTTACGTGAGAAGTTCTGCACCTGGTATTAATCAAACAGGCGATGACACTGTTCAAGGTCCTACAAACGGTACGAATGGTGGAAGAAACACGGGCCAGTACAAATACTATTTTAACATTGGGAGTGTTGAGTCATTTGAGGAGAAGCTTGAGGAAGCACAAGAAGCCTGGGGAATAGACCCTCACAATTATGTTCCTGTGGTATATGTTGATGAATTGAATTGGTTCCAAGAGCTGATGAGGTTTGGTCCAACAGTATTGCTTCTAGCTGTCCTTTATTATATGGGACGAAGAGTGCAGGGTGGCATAGGAGTAGGAGGCTCTGATGGAAAAGGTGGCCGTGGAATATTTAATATTGGCAAGGCGAATTTCACCAAGATGGATAAAAATGCGAAGAATAAG GTTTTCTTCAAGGATGTGGCTGGATGTGACGAGGCTAAGCAAGAAATCATGGAGTTCGTCCACTTCCTTAAGAACCCCAAGAAGTACGAGGAGTTAGGAGCCAAAATTCCTAAGGGTGCTCTGCTAGTGGGTCCTCCTGGAACTGGAAAGACACTTCTAGCTAAAGCTACAGCAGGAGAATCTGGTGTACCTTTTCTCTCGATTTCTGGGTCAGAATTTATGGAGATGTTTGTTGGTGTTGGGCCATCTAGAGTTAGGAGCTTATTTCAGGAGGCAAGACAATGTGCACCTagtatagtattcattgatgagaTTGATGCTATTGGTCGAGCAAGAGGGAAGGGAGGCTTTGCTGGAGGAAATGATGAACGTGAGAGTACTTTAAATCAACTGCTTGTAGAAATGGATGGATTTGCAACCACATCTGGTGTAGTTGTACTTGCTGGCACAAATAGACCTGATATATTAGACAAAGCCTTGTTAAGACCTGGTCGATTTGATCGCCAGATTAGCATTGATAAACCCGACATCAAAGGCCGTGATCAAATTTTCAGAATCTATCTGAACAAGTTGAAACTTGACCAGGAGGCAGGGTTCTATTCACAGAGACTTGCTGCTCTAACACCAGGATTTGCTGGAGCAGACATTGCAAATGTTTGTAATGAAGCTGCTCTAATTGCTGCTAGGAATGAGAGTACGATAATTACCATGCAACATTTTGAGTCAGCGATAGACAGGGTGATTGGTGGTCTAGAGAAGAAGAATAAG GTCATAAGCAAGCTGGAAAGGCGGACAGTTGCTTATCATGAAGCTGGGCATGCTGTTGTTGGTTGGTTCTTGGAATATGCAGAGCCATTGCTTAAAGTGACAATTGTTCCTCGTGGTACAGCAGCCCTTGGATTTGCTCAGTATGTTCCCAATGAAAACCTTTTAATGACTAAAGAGCAGCTAtttgatatgacatgcatgactCTTGGTGGCCGAGCTGCTGAGCAG GTTTTGATTGGGAAGATCTCCACCGGAGCTCAAAATGATTTGGAGAAAGTCACCAAGATGACTTATGCTCAGGTAGCAGTATATGGTTTTAGTGACAAGGTTGGCCTCCTTTCGTTCCCACAAAGAGAAGATACGTTTGAGGCAAAGCCCTATGGTAGCAAGACAGCAGCAATTATCGACAGTGAAGTTAGAGAATGGGTAGCCAAGGCATATGATAATACTGTAAAACTAATAGAGGAACACAGAGAACATGTGGCTCAGATTGCTGAGTTGCTACTCGAAAAGGAAGTCCTCCATCAAGAAGACCTGGTCCAGGTATTGGGTGCTCGTCCATTCAAGAGTAGTGAGCCCACAAACTACGATAGGTTCACGCAAGGATTTGAAGAAGAGAATAGTGAAACTACAGCTAGCACTGAGGAAAAGACTGCGGAAGATAATGGATCATCGCCTGTAGTACCGGAGGTTGTCCCAGTATAG
- the LOC107798780 gene encoding protein FAR-RED-ELONGATED HYPOCOTYL 1-LIKE, with amino-acid sequence MEEDMIISAHINSVDMNKVLPTSLAYFNKKRKFQAEQLGMPLPKHMCSYQSYAECSSSPTGTEAKESLAFMIKAEYDRRGRDDDSELESEKDSNSLIGDADSVTSGEAKINPGCLKSCSSDQASTSSFNWGGNRSKNALYSLESRSVTKLTPDRPEQPPTGGEWDTLHHGSGCHPSLDYEEHLLEFGNLGDCTCAECRNEGIELSTEKELEDTLYSNGVNPNNYVLSSGRWTVNQDSEPGPKKLTIDKEFEQYFSMLML; translated from the exons TGTTGATATGAACAAGGTACTGCCTACTAGCCTTGCTTACtttaacaagaaaagaaagtttcAAGCTGAGCAACTGGGAATGCCTCTACCAAAGCATATGTGCTCATATCAGAGCTATGCTGAATGTAGTTCTTCACCTACTGGTACAGAGGCTAAAGAGTCTTTGGCATTCATGATTAAGGCAGAATACGATAGAAGGGGCCGAGATGATGACTCAGAACTAGAATCTGAGAAAGACAGCAATAGCCTTATTGGAGATGCTGACTCTGTCACGTCTGGTGAGGCTAAAATTAATCCTGGATGTCTGAAATCATGCTCATCCGATCAGGCTTCAACTTCATCTTTTAATTGGGGAGGAAACCGGTCCAAGAATGCTCTTTATTCTTTGGAGAGCAGATCAGTGACAAAATTAACACCTGATAGGCCGGAGCAACCACCTACTGGCGGAGAATGGGATACTCTACATCATGGTTCTGGGTGCCACCCGTCACTAGATTATGAAGAGCACTTGTTGGAATTTGGAAATCTTGGGGATTGCACTTGTGCAGAATGCAGGAATGAGGGCATTGAGTTATCAACAGAAAAGGAACTTGAAGATACTCTGTACTCCAATGGGGTGAATCCAAATAATTATGTTCTTTCATCTGGAAGATGGACAGTTAACCAAG ATTCAGAGCCAGGTCCCAAGAAACTAACCATTGACAAAGAGTTTGAGCAGTACTTTTCCATGCTAATGCTGTAA